The Desulfofalx alkaliphila DSM 12257 genome contains a region encoding:
- the glyA gene encoding serine hydroxymethyltransferase, which translates to MVNVKRLAETDAELYEAISKEIARQRGTIELIASENFVSKAVMEAQGSVLTNKYAEGYPGKRYYGGCEFVDVAEELARNRLKELFGAEHVNVQPHSGANANFAVYFALLKPGDTILGMNLAHGGHLTHGSPVNISGTYFNIVAYGVDPETHRIDYDEVRELALKHKPKMIVAGASAYPREIDFKIMGEIAQEAGAYLMVDMAHIAGLCAVGLHINPVPYADVVTTTTHKTLRGPRGGAILCKEEYARQIDKAIFPGTQGGPLMHVIAAKAVAFGEALKPEFKEYQQQVINNAQALAKGLTDRGFNLVSGGTDNHLILVDLRANGVTGKEAEKLLEEAFVTVNKNAIPFDPEKPFVTSGIRLGTPAVTTRGFKEEDMLVVADIIATAINQKDNPEAVERARQMAKGLCEKYPLY; encoded by the coding sequence GTGGTAAATGTAAAACGCTTAGCGGAAACTGATGCTGAACTTTACGAGGCCATATCAAAAGAAATCGCCCGCCAGCGGGGTACCATAGAATTGATCGCCTCTGAAAACTTTGTCAGCAAGGCAGTGATGGAAGCCCAAGGCTCCGTTCTTACCAACAAATATGCCGAAGGCTACCCAGGCAAACGCTACTATGGTGGATGCGAATTTGTTGATGTTGCCGAAGAACTGGCCAGAAACCGCCTTAAAGAACTGTTTGGTGCTGAACACGTTAACGTGCAGCCCCATTCCGGTGCCAACGCCAACTTTGCAGTGTATTTTGCCCTGTTAAAGCCCGGTGACACCATTTTGGGCATGAACCTGGCCCACGGTGGCCACCTGACCCACGGCAGCCCGGTGAACATATCGGGCACCTACTTTAACATTGTAGCCTACGGGGTAGACCCGGAAACCCACCGCATTGACTACGATGAGGTGCGTGAACTGGCCTTAAAACATAAGCCTAAAATGATAGTGGCCGGAGCCAGCGCCTATCCCAGGGAAATAGATTTTAAAATAATGGGGGAAATCGCCCAAGAGGCCGGTGCCTACCTAATGGTGGATATGGCCCACATTGCCGGTTTGTGTGCCGTAGGCCTGCACATTAACCCGGTGCCCTATGCCGATGTGGTTACCACCACCACCCACAAAACACTACGGGGACCCAGGGGCGGTGCCATACTCTGCAAAGAAGAATATGCCCGGCAAATAGATAAGGCTATCTTCCCCGGCACCCAAGGCGGCCCCCTGATGCACGTCATTGCAGCCAAGGCGGTGGCCTTCGGTGAAGCCCTAAAACCGGAGTTTAAAGAATATCAGCAGCAAGTTATCAACAATGCCCAGGCCTTGGCCAAGGGGCTGACAGACAGAGGTTTTAATCTGGTATCCGGCGGCACCGACAACCACCTGATATTGGTAGACCTGCGTGCCAACGGCGTCACCGGTAAAGAGGCAGAAAAGCTGCTGGAAGAGGCCTTTGTAACAGTAAATAAAAATGCCATTCCCTTTGACCCGGAAAAACCCTTCGTCACCAGCGGTATTCGCCTGGGCACCCCGGCAGTAACCACCCGGGGCTTTAAAGAGGAAGATATGCTGGTGGTGGCGGATATTATAGCCACGGCAATTAATCAAAAGGACAATCCCGAAGCAGTGGAGCGCGCCAGACAAATGGCCAAGGGATTGTGCGAAAAATACCCCCTATACTAG
- the rpiB gene encoding ribose 5-phosphate isomerase B, whose protein sequence is MKIAIGSDHAGYELKSEIIKYLNTFDGLEIEDHGTYSDQSVDYPDLALKVAEAVARGDAQRGIVICGTGIGICIAANKVPGIRAATCHDKYTAQMSREHNDANILAFGSRVIPAETAKELVKVFVETDFAGDRHARRVNKISDIEKKYNPNKTCCR, encoded by the coding sequence TTGAAAATAGCCATTGGCAGCGATCATGCGGGATACGAGCTAAAATCCGAAATAATAAAATACCTTAATACCTTTGACGGCCTTGAAATTGAAGACCACGGTACATATTCCGACCAATCCGTTGATTACCCGGACCTTGCATTAAAGGTGGCCGAAGCCGTGGCCCGGGGAGATGCCCAACGGGGCATTGTTATTTGCGGTACCGGCATAGGCATCTGCATAGCTGCCAACAAGGTGCCCGGCATCAGGGCGGCCACCTGTCATGATAAATACACCGCCCAAATGAGCAGAGAGCACAATGACGCCAACATCCTGGCCTTTGGCTCTCGGGTAATACCTGCTGAAACTGCAAAGGAACTGGTTAAGGTATTTGTAGAAACCGATTTTGCCGGTGACAGGCATGCTCGGCGGGTAAATAAGATAAGCGATATCGAAAAAAAATACAATCCAAATAAGACCTGTTGCAGATAA
- a CDS encoding low molecular weight protein arginine phosphatase, with protein sequence MKILFVCTGNTCRSTMAEGLAKALAEEKYGHMDIEISSAGTCAISGGPATKEAVEALKEKGIDISRHSSTVITPELIKEADLVLTMTLGHRQQVLQMVPEAEEKTHTLGEYAGIPGDILDPYGQALPIYQSCAGQLEQLIAMAFNRMIKDAGKSKNM encoded by the coding sequence ATGAAAATACTTTTTGTATGTACCGGCAATACCTGCCGCAGCACCATGGCCGAAGGCCTGGCCAAGGCGCTGGCAGAGGAAAAATACGGCCATATGGATATTGAAATATCCTCTGCGGGCACCTGTGCCATCTCCGGTGGCCCGGCCACAAAAGAGGCTGTGGAAGCCTTGAAGGAAAAAGGTATAGATATCAGCAGGCACAGTTCAACCGTCATTACGCCGGAATTAATCAAAGAGGCAGACCTGGTGCTTACCATGACCTTGGGGCACCGCCAACAGGTGCTGCAGATGGTGCCCGAGGCGGAAGAAAAAACCCATACCCTGGGGGAATACGCCGGCATCCCCGGAGACATATTGGATCCATATGGACAGGCCCTGCCCATATATCAATCCTGCGCCGGCCAACTGGAACAGTTAATCGCAATGGCTTTTAACAGAATGATAAAAGATGCAGGAAAAAGCAAAAACATGTAG
- a CDS encoding manganese efflux pump MntP family protein: protein MTILMLLLLAVALGADAISLCVGIGMAGIRRKQIYLLTFTIGIFHVIMPVAGYYIGEVVGGYLDRAAAIIGALILIYLGVRMIKEVFSEEGETQILLTNTWGLIVLAGSVSMDALSVGFTLGVKDVNLMQAAIIFGLVAGLMTYLGLTFGKFIGSKIGNKAQLFGGLILIGIGISFLF from the coding sequence ATGACAATTTTAATGCTGTTGCTGCTGGCGGTGGCCCTGGGGGCCGATGCCATATCCCTCTGTGTGGGCATAGGCATGGCCGGCATTAGACGTAAACAAATATACCTGCTTACTTTCACCATTGGGATATTCCACGTGATAATGCCGGTGGCCGGCTATTATATTGGTGAAGTGGTGGGGGGCTACCTGGATCGCGCCGCCGCAATTATTGGGGCCTTAATTTTAATTTACCTGGGCGTGCGCATGATTAAAGAGGTGTTTAGCGAAGAAGGCGAAACTCAAATACTGCTGACCAACACCTGGGGCCTGATTGTGCTGGCCGGCAGTGTCAGCATGGATGCCCTGAGCGTAGGTTTTACCCTGGGTGTGAAGGATGTAAACCTCATGCAGGCGGCCATTATATTTGGTCTGGTGGCGGGCCTGATGACCTACTTAGGGCTGACCTTTGGCAAATTCATTGGCAGCAAGATTGGCAACAAGGCCCAATTGTTTGGGGGCCTAATACTGATCGGTATCGGCATTAGCTTTCTGTTCTAA
- a CDS encoding L-threonylcarbamoyladenylate synthase: MSEFNTRHWKIEDLYGDRGAIEAIKEAGEIIRRGGLVAFPTETVYGLGANALDGRAVEKIFKAKGRPADNPLIVHICERQQMGQVAVYHSPSARELTEKLIDAFWPGPLTLVLPKTDAVPKEVTAGLDTVAVRMPNHPVALELIAAAGVPVAAPSANLSGSPSPTTAAHVMEDLRGRIQGVLDGGPADLGVESTVLDITAPVPTVLRPGGVTAEHLKQVIGQVSHGAGAEKPRSPGLKYKHYSPKARLVLVEGDGDPVAPTQELISRHLKEGKRVGVLASQENAPSYGGAVVLKYGSRSDFAGAAATLYAALRQFDALGVDLIIAEGVAERGLGRAVMDRLRRAANGNIVKT, from the coding sequence ATGTCAGAATTTAACACCCGGCACTGGAAGATAGAGGATCTTTACGGTGACCGAGGTGCAATTGAGGCAATAAAAGAAGCAGGGGAAATTATTCGCCGGGGTGGCCTGGTGGCCTTCCCCACCGAAACGGTCTACGGCCTGGGGGCCAACGCCCTGGACGGCAGGGCGGTGGAGAAAATATTTAAAGCCAAGGGCCGGCCGGCCGATAATCCCTTAATAGTACATATTTGTGAGCGGCAGCAGATGGGCCAAGTGGCAGTTTACCACAGCCCAAGTGCCCGGGAGCTGACCGAGAAGCTGATAGATGCCTTTTGGCCCGGGCCCCTTACCCTGGTGCTGCCAAAAACCGATGCGGTGCCCAAGGAGGTCACCGCCGGTCTGGATACCGTTGCGGTGCGCATGCCCAATCATCCGGTGGCCTTAGAGCTTATTGCAGCTGCCGGGGTGCCGGTGGCCGCCCCCAGCGCCAACCTTTCGGGCAGCCCCAGTCCCACCACCGCTGCCCATGTGATGGAGGATTTAAGGGGCCGCATCCAAGGGGTGCTGGACGGGGGCCCGGCTGACCTGGGGGTGGAATCCACCGTCTTAGATATAACTGCCCCTGTACCCACCGTCCTGCGCCCCGGCGGGGTCACTGCCGAGCATTTAAAGCAGGTGATCGGGCAGGTGAGCCATGGGGCCGGGGCGGAAAAACCCCGCTCCCCGGGCTTAAAATACAAACACTATTCCCCTAAGGCCAGGCTGGTGCTGGTGGAGGGCGACGGGGACCCGGTTGCCCCTACCCAAGAGTTAATTAGTCGCCATTTAAAAGAGGGCAAAAGGGTGGGTGTGCTTGCCAGCCAAGAAAATGCCCCTTCTTACGGTGGGGCAGTGGTGTTGAAGTACGGCAGCCGCAGTGATTTTGCCGGGGCTGCAGCCACACTGTATGCCGCCCTGCGCCAATTTGACGCCCTGGGCGTAGACCTTATTATAGCCGAGGGGGTAGCCGAAAGGGGGCTGGGCCGGGCGGTAATGGATCGCCTGCGCCGGGCGGCAAACGGAAATATAGTAAAAACCTAA
- a CDS encoding nickel/cobalt transporter: MSFTLMLISAFGIGALHSLEPGHGKSIMGAYLVLSRGRAIHAVVLGLMSAVTHTMVIVLMSLAAHGVLGAAAGQGGMSDATMELWLKLVAGLLITCIGLRMALRRTPDCGCGCGSRHSFSPPPAGGTVDWPTLVLVGFTNGLIPCPSALAVLLMSISAGAVVSGMVLVVAFGIGGAISLIAVGLLLLKLSQGAGNLISNRAWSNLSRLSGLIIAAIGFFTCYGALGALLGR; this comes from the coding sequence ATGAGTTTTACTCTTATGCTTATTTCCGCCTTCGGCATCGGGGCACTGCATTCCCTGGAACCCGGCCACGGCAAAAGCATTATGGGGGCTTATTTGGTGCTTTCCCGGGGCCGGGCCATACATGCGGTGGTATTGGGCTTGATGTCGGCGGTGACCCACACCATGGTAATTGTGCTGATGTCGCTGGCGGCCCACGGGGTGCTGGGGGCGGCAGCGGGCCAGGGAGGGATGTCCGATGCCACCATGGAGCTTTGGTTAAAGCTTGTGGCCGGCCTATTGATTACCTGCATTGGTTTGCGCATGGCCCTTCGCCGTACGCCGGACTGTGGCTGCGGCTGTGGCAGCCGGCACTCTTTTTCGCCACCGCCTGCCGGCGGAACGGTGGATTGGCCCACCCTGGTTTTAGTGGGCTTCACCAACGGTTTGATACCCTGCCCCAGCGCCCTGGCGGTGCTCTTAATGAGCATCAGTGCCGGGGCGGTGGTAAGCGGCATGGTGCTGGTGGTGGCCTTTGGCATAGGCGGGGCCATATCCTTAATTGCTGTGGGTTTGCTCCTGTTAAAGTTATCCCAGGGCGCCGGTAACTTAATCAGCAACAGGGCCTGGTCCAATCTGAGCCGGCTAAGCGGCCTGATAATTGCAGCCATTGGCTTTTTTACCTGTTACGGGGCCCTGGGGGCCTTGCTGGGCCGGTGA
- the prmC gene encoding peptide chain release factor N(5)-glutamine methyltransferase — translation MTTDIKTALAEARALLQAKNIEHPRLEAEILLAHVLNCSRASLYARADLILDPVQVQGYQSCLDRRIEGIPTAYILGKKEFMGLDFKVSPAVLIPRPDTELMVERAIHLAKQVQRPVMADVGTGSGAIAISTAHFVPQLEVLAVDISPEALELAQENAVTHRVKRRVKFLQSNLLEQLIKTRPPKSLDLITANLPYIPSGDMAGLAKEVQREPKLALDGGPDGLDLYRQLIPQARQLLKAGGHLLIEIGPGQGDGALALFEQPHWQAKLYRDLGDRERLVVAGLTGPARPPGPRNR, via the coding sequence ATGACCACAGATATTAAAACAGCCCTGGCAGAAGCCAGGGCTTTATTGCAGGCAAAAAACATAGAACACCCCCGCCTGGAGGCGGAAATACTGCTGGCCCATGTGCTGAACTGCAGCCGGGCCTCCCTTTACGCCCGGGCGGATTTAATCCTCGACCCGGTGCAGGTGCAGGGCTACCAAAGCTGCCTGGACCGGCGGATAGAGGGTATTCCCACCGCCTATATACTGGGCAAGAAGGAATTTATGGGGCTGGACTTTAAGGTAAGCCCGGCAGTGCTCATTCCCCGGCCGGACACGGAGCTAATGGTGGAAAGGGCCATTCACCTGGCCAAGCAGGTGCAGCGGCCGGTAATGGCAGACGTCGGCACCGGCAGCGGGGCCATAGCCATCAGCACCGCCCATTTTGTACCCCAATTAGAGGTGCTGGCGGTGGATATCTCGCCGGAAGCCCTAGAGCTGGCCCAAGAAAACGCCGTCACCCACCGGGTGAAGCGGCGGGTAAAGTTTTTGCAAAGCAACTTGCTGGAGCAGTTGATTAAGACCCGGCCCCCCAAATCCCTAGACCTGATCACCGCAAACCTGCCCTACATACCCAGCGGTGACATGGCCGGCCTGGCCAAAGAGGTACAAAGGGAGCCAAAACTGGCCCTGGACGGTGGCCCGGACGGTTTAGATTTATACAGGCAGTTAATACCCCAGGCCCGGCAGCTGTTAAAAGCCGGCGGCCACCTCTTAATAGAAATAGGCCCCGGCCAGGGTGACGGCGCCCTGGCCCTGTTTGAGCAGCCCCACTGGCAGGCCAAACTCTACCGGGACCTGGGAGACAGGGAACGCTTGGTGGTGGCAGGGCTCACCGGCCCAGCAAGGCCCCCAGGGCCCCGTAACAGGTAA
- the prfA gene encoding peptide chain release factor 1 yields the protein MLDKLAGLEQKYEELSVLISDPEVIADLNRWQQYVKNHSELEEIVTVYREYKKVVQELEDTAELLKEDLDAEMQEMAEMEKQELEEKKEDLESQLKLLLLPKDPNDDKNVIVEIRAGTGGEEAALFAADLFRMYSRFAEERGWKIDIMNTHYTDMDGIKEITFMVEGKGAYSALKYESGVHRVQRVPTTESGGRIHTSAATVAVMPEAEEVEIEINPNDLRIDLFCSTGPGGQSVNTTQSAVRITHLPSGIVVSCQDEKSQHKNKDKAMKVLRARLYEKAQEEQRQEIASARKSMVGSGDRSERIRTYNFPQNRVTDHRVGLTLHRLGEVLQGRLDEIIETLTTADQAERLKEAE from the coding sequence ATGCTTGACAAACTGGCCGGTCTTGAACAAAAATACGAAGAATTAAGTGTCTTAATAAGCGACCCCGAGGTAATTGCCGACCTCAACCGTTGGCAGCAGTACGTTAAAAATCACTCGGAGTTAGAAGAAATAGTAACGGTCTACCGGGAATACAAAAAGGTAGTGCAAGAGCTGGAAGACACCGCAGAACTGCTTAAGGAAGACCTGGATGCCGAAATGCAGGAAATGGCTGAGATGGAAAAGCAGGAACTGGAAGAAAAAAAGGAAGACCTGGAATCTCAGCTCAAGCTGCTGCTCTTGCCCAAAGACCCTAACGACGATAAAAACGTTATTGTGGAAATTCGTGCCGGTACCGGCGGTGAAGAGGCGGCCCTATTTGCTGCCGACCTATTTCGCATGTACAGCCGCTTTGCCGAGGAACGGGGCTGGAAGATCGACATTATGAACACCCACTATACCGATATGGACGGTATAAAGGAAATAACCTTCATGGTGGAGGGTAAAGGGGCATACAGTGCACTGAAGTACGAAAGCGGCGTGCACCGGGTGCAGCGGGTGCCCACCACCGAAAGCGGCGGGCGCATTCACACCTCTGCCGCAACGGTGGCAGTGATGCCCGAGGCAGAAGAGGTGGAAATTGAAATTAACCCCAACGACCTGCGCATTGACCTGTTCTGCTCCACCGGGCCGGGGGGGCAGTCGGTAAATACCACCCAGTCGGCGGTGCGCATCACCCACCTGCCCTCCGGCATTGTGGTATCCTGTCAGGATGAAAAGTCCCAGCACAAGAATAAGGATAAGGCCATGAAGGTGCTGCGGGCGCGCCTGTATGAAAAAGCCCAGGAGGAACAGCGGCAAGAGATTGCCAGCGCCAGAAAGTCCATGGTGGGCAGCGGTGACCGCAGTGAGCGCATCCGCACTTACAACTTTCCCCAAAACAGGGTTACCGATCACCGGGTGGGCCTGACCCTGCACCGGTTGGGCGAAGTACTGCAGGGCCGCCTGGATGAAATAATAGAAACACTGACCACCGCAGACCAGGCTGAACGCCTTAAAGAGGCAGAGTAA
- the rpmE gene encoding 50S ribosomal protein L31, whose amino-acid sequence MKEKIHPPYHEAKVSCVCGNTFSTGSTRKEMRVDICSNCHPFYTGSQRMVDTGGRADKFRKKYGLK is encoded by the coding sequence ATGAAGGAAAAGATCCATCCTCCATACCATGAGGCTAAAGTAAGCTGCGTATGTGGAAACACCTTTAGCACTGGTTCAACCAGGAAGGAAATGCGTGTAGACATTTGTAGCAACTGCCATCCATTCTATACCGGATCGCAGCGTATGGTAGATACAGGTGGTCGTGCTGACAAGTTCCGCAAAAAATATGGCCTAAAGTAA
- a CDS encoding radical SAM protein — MYKLLFANSRGEFFDYPIQPVGRTGEMFVEIIDEDLIPLPESAGLVMLPQSHPIGINKKGDFVLLKENPYGPGPAYPVGATLPQGYSRTLLPGYRRAGKKPLPLLGYAAVVLKDERLYVAAMQTDETVKWNPRYYSTENLPRLIDRRLEKYPQNRILRHLAHCSREYQCFTAQNIFYQRWEGGLPVSPACNARCLGCISEQPAECCPSPQSRLNFRPTVKEVVEVGADHLEQAADAIISFGQGCEGEPTMAADTIAQAIRHMRALTPKGTININSNAGYTGGIEKIAAAGLDSLRVSIISANDQIYRAYYRPRGYTLDDVKKSIKLAKGRGVFVYLNLLTFPGLNDLPSETHRLLDFIKETGVDLVQIRNLNIDPDYLLEKLPLPAEQPMGIGHFIAALKEEVPVGNYSKPLR; from the coding sequence ATGTACAAACTACTCTTTGCCAACTCCAGGGGAGAGTTCTTTGACTACCCAATCCAACCGGTGGGCCGGACCGGGGAAATGTTTGTGGAAATAATAGATGAAGACCTGATACCGCTGCCGGAAAGTGCGGGGCTGGTGATGCTGCCCCAATCCCACCCCATTGGTATTAACAAGAAGGGTGACTTTGTACTGCTCAAGGAAAACCCCTACGGCCCGGGGCCCGCTTATCCGGTGGGTGCAACCCTGCCCCAGGGCTACAGCCGTACCCTCCTGCCCGGCTACAGGCGGGCCGGCAAGAAACCGTTGCCCCTACTGGGCTACGCCGCGGTGGTGCTGAAGGATGAAAGACTGTACGTGGCCGCCATGCAGACGGACGAAACGGTAAAATGGAATCCCCGCTATTACAGCACCGAAAACCTGCCCCGCCTAATTGACCGGCGTTTAGAAAAATACCCCCAAAACAGAATTCTGCGGCATCTGGCCCACTGTTCAAGGGAATACCAATGCTTTACCGCCCAAAACATATTTTACCAAAGGTGGGAAGGGGGCCTGCCCGTATCCCCCGCCTGCAATGCCCGCTGCCTGGGCTGTATATCGGAGCAGCCGGCGGAATGCTGCCCCTCGCCCCAATCCAGGCTAAACTTTCGACCTACCGTTAAAGAGGTGGTGGAGGTGGGGGCAGACCACCTGGAACAGGCCGCCGATGCCATCATTTCCTTTGGCCAAGGCTGCGAGGGTGAACCGACCATGGCAGCCGATACCATTGCCCAGGCCATAAGGCATATGAGGGCCCTGACGCCCAAGGGCACCATAAATATCAATTCCAACGCCGGCTACACAGGGGGAATTGAAAAAATAGCGGCGGCGGGCTTAGACTCCTTAAGGGTAAGCATCATCAGCGCCAATGACCAAATTTACCGGGCCTATTATCGCCCCCGGGGCTACACCCTGGATGACGTAAAAAAGAGCATAAAACTGGCCAAGGGAAGGGGAGTATTTGTTTACCTAAACCTTTTAACCTTCCCCGGATTAAACGACCTGCCCAGTGAAACCCATAGGCTGTTGGACTTCATAAAGGAAACCGGTGTGGACCTGGTGCAGATAAGAAACCTGAATATTGATCCCGACTACTTGCTGGAAAAACTACCCCTGCCGGCGGAGCAGCCCATGGGTATCGGGCACTTTATAGCCGCCCTAAAGGAAGAGGTGCCGGTGGGCAACTACAGCAAACCCCTTCGCTGA
- a CDS encoding M23 family metallopeptidase, which yields MLFKRTVYLLVLVLLMGCFSPAAHARLDEMIIKNKPYGVNRVNYQPETAPAGVSRSGTTVYRVKPGDTLWDLANRHGISVARLAAANGLDSESRLYVGQAIDLPGGQTSHTVKAGESIIAISQNYQVPVQELLRVNRISNPDYLQVGQTLTIPAAGAGPKAAAAAASGSTAMPFFAMDWPVKGRISSPFGIRDEGRPHHGVDIAADQGALIRAAQGGRVAYCGYYGDYGYTVIIDHGGGIRTLYAHCSALLVNSGQYVQKNDPIARVGNTGRSFGPHLHWEVQYQGVPFDPLLCIELNSYA from the coding sequence ATGCTATTCAAAAGAACAGTATACTTACTGGTGCTGGTGCTGCTAATGGGCTGCTTTAGCCCCGCTGCCCATGCCCGGTTAGATGAAATGATTATAAAAAACAAACCCTATGGCGTTAACCGTGTAAATTATCAACCGGAAACAGCGCCGGCAGGGGTGTCCCGGTCCGGCACCACGGTATACCGGGTAAAACCCGGCGACACCCTGTGGGATTTGGCCAATAGGCACGGCATATCGGTGGCCCGGTTGGCTGCAGCCAACGGCTTAGACAGCGAAAGCCGGCTCTACGTTGGACAGGCAATCGACCTGCCCGGCGGACAAACCAGCCACACTGTAAAGGCCGGTGAAAGCATTATAGCCATTAGCCAAAACTATCAGGTGCCGGTGCAGGAACTGCTGCGGGTCAACAGGATCAGCAACCCCGACTACCTGCAGGTGGGACAAACCTTAACCATACCGGCTGCCGGGGCCGGCCCAAAAGCAGCTGCCGCCGCTGCGTCGGGCAGCACCGCCATGCCCTTTTTTGCCATGGACTGGCCGGTAAAGGGTAGAATATCTTCCCCCTTTGGTATCCGGGATGAAGGCCGGCCCCACCACGGTGTGGATATTGCCGCCGACCAGGGCGCACTGATTAGGGCAGCCCAGGGGGGTAGAGTGGCCTATTGCGGCTATTACGGCGACTACGGCTACACGGTAATTATTGATCACGGCGGAGGCATACGCACCCTCTACGCCCACTGCTCCGCTCTGCTGGTTAATTCAGGCCAGTATGTGCAAAAAAATGATCCCATAGCAAGGGTGGGCAACACGGGCAGATCCTTTGGCCCCCACCTGCACTGGGAGGTTCAATACCAGGGAGTGCCCTTTGACCCCCTGCTCTGTATTGAACTGAACTCCTACGCCTAG
- the rho gene encoding transcription termination factor Rho produces the protein MVELYKIARAMELPGYYKLRKKELIFEILKYKTKQEGIIQAQGVLEKLPDGYGFLRPFKYHPSNDDIYVSSSQIRKFDLRTGDRVSGQVRRPKEGERYFALLRVEEVNGDPPEISPERLHFDGLTPLYPEDRISLELSPEKRSTRIIDLIAPVGKGQRGLIVAPPKAGKTTLLKEIANSISQNHPEIEMMVLLIDERPEEVTDIERSVNGEVVASTFDEPPENHVKVAEMVLERAKRLVEHKRDVVILMDSITRLARAYNLVIPPSGRTLSGGVDPASLHKPKRFFGAARNLEEGGSLTILATALIETGSRMDDVIFEEFKGTGNMELILDRRLAERRLFPAIDVQRSGTRREESLLTKDELEWVWGFRRAFSNANPWDALEVLFERMKNSKTNSQLVQAMLQQRKKAKAIVPSYPPTRKMVTNDD, from the coding sequence ATGGTAGAGTTGTACAAGATAGCCCGGGCCATGGAATTACCGGGCTATTATAAACTGCGCAAAAAAGAACTGATTTTTGAAATTCTAAAATACAAAACCAAACAGGAGGGTATAATTCAAGCCCAAGGGGTGCTGGAAAAACTGCCCGACGGCTATGGTTTTTTAAGACCCTTTAAGTACCACCCCAGCAATGATGACATTTATGTATCATCATCCCAAATCAGAAAGTTTGACCTGCGTACAGGGGACCGGGTATCCGGCCAGGTGCGCAGACCCAAGGAAGGCGAACGCTACTTTGCCTTGCTGAGGGTGGAAGAAGTAAACGGCGATCCCCCTGAAATATCTCCAGAAAGACTGCACTTTGACGGCTTAACCCCCCTTTACCCGGAAGACAGAATTTCCCTGGAGCTTAGCCCGGAGAAAAGAAGTACCCGTATTATTGATTTAATTGCTCCGGTAGGCAAGGGGCAGCGTGGTTTAATAGTGGCCCCCCCCAAGGCGGGCAAAACCACCCTGCTAAAAGAAATAGCCAACAGCATTTCCCAAAATCACCCGGAAATAGAAATGATGGTGCTGCTAATTGACGAGCGGCCGGAGGAAGTAACCGATATAGAGCGCTCAGTGAACGGTGAAGTGGTGGCTTCTACCTTTGATGAGCCGCCTGAAAACCATGTAAAGGTGGCAGAAATGGTGCTGGAAAGGGCCAAACGCCTGGTGGAGCACAAGCGGGACGTTGTTATTTTAATGGACAGCATCACCCGGCTGGCCAGGGCTTACAACCTGGTGATACCCCCCAGCGGCAGAACCCTGTCCGGCGGCGTTGACCCGGCTTCCCTTCACAAGCCGAAAAGATTTTTCGGTGCTGCCCGCAATTTAGAAGAAGGGGGCAGTTTAACGATACTGGCAACGGCCCTGATTGAAACCGGCAGCCGCATGGATGACGTTATTTTTGAAGAATTTAAAGGCACCGGCAACATGGAATTAATATTGGACCGCCGCCTGGCCGAACGCAGGCTCTTCCCGGCCATAGACGTACAGCGCTCGGGCACCAGGCGCGAAGAATCCCTGCTTACCAAGGATGAATTGGAGTGGGTTTGGGGATTTAGAAGGGCTTTCAGCAACGCCAACCCCTGGGATGCCCTGGAAGTTCTTTTTGAACGCATGAAAAACAGCAAAACCAACAGCCAGTTGGTTCAGGCCATGCTGCAGCAGAGAAAAAAGGCCAAGGCCATAGTGCCCAGCTACCCCCCCACCCGTAAAATGGTGACCAACGACGATTAA